The segment CGAAGCCGTGGGCTATGCTGTTTTCAGCAACGCTAACATCAACATCGTGCTCGCCAGTTTCGGCAGCGGCATCGGCATCGTGCGGGACAACCGCAGCGGCCAGGAAACCTTCATGCGTATGGGCGAGATCGGTGTGGGATTCGGCGCCGGCGTCAAGGACTTCCGCGCCGTGTTCATATTCCATGACCAGGATTCCCTGGATGATTTTATCCAGTACGGCTGGATGTTTGGCGGCCAGGCAGATGCGGCTGCCAAAGCCAACGACCTGGGCGCCGCGGTGGCGGGTGAGGCGGTGCTGGACAATATCACCGTTTACCAGCTGACCCAGAGTGGCCTGGCGTTACAGGCCACTGTCAAAGGCACCCGCTACTGGAAAGACCCGGACCTTAACTGACAGGACTGAAAGAGGCCGGCACTCTATCCGACCTGGCGTTGGACCTGGCCCCTGTGCGCCAGACTGCGGCCACGGCCTGAGCACCCGGCCGGCAGTTCACATACCCGGGTAATTCGGCCCGCCACCCCCCTCAGGGACGACCCAGTTGATATTCTGAGCAGGGTCCTTGATGTCGCAGGTTTTACAATGCACGCAATTCTGTGCGTTGATCTGGAAGCGCTTTCCTCCGTTCTCCTCCACGACCTCGTAAACCCCGGCCGGACAGTAGCGCTGCGCCGGTTCATCGTAATCAGGCAGGTTGACCGCCAGGGGAATGGCAGGATCAGCCAGTTTCAGGTGACAGGGCTGATCCTCGGCGTGATTGGTATTGGACAGGAATACGGATGACAGTTTGTCAAAAGTGATTTTGCCGTCCGGCCTGGGGTATTCGATCCTGTTGCAGACAGCAGCCTTCTTGAGCTGTTCATGATCCCGACTGCGATCGTGAAAGGTTAGCGGGAAACGGCCGCGAAAAATATTCTGCTCGATAAACACCAGGGCACTGCCGATCCAGAAGCCGAATTTGTGAAAGCCGGCGCTGAAGTTTCTGGACTTGTGCAGCTCAGCATGAAGCTCACTGTTTTTAAACCGTTCGGTATATTCTTGCGGCTCAACGGACGGAGTTTCGGTACTCAGCTGTTCGAACAGGGTTTCCGCCGCCAGCATACCGGATTTCATCGCCGTATGGCTGCCCTTGATCTTGGCAGCATTCATGGTACCCGCGTCACAGCCGACCAGCATTCCGCCGGGGAACGTCATCCTTGGCAGAGAATTGAGACCACCCTTGATCAAGGCCCTGGCGCCATAGCTGATACGGGTTCCGCCTTCCAGGTACTGGCGTACGACGGGGTGCAGCTTGAATTTCTGAAATTCGTCGTAAGGGCTGATGTGCGGGTTCTGATAGGCCAGGTCCACGATGAGACCAACCGATACCTTATTGCCTTCGGTGTGATAAACAAACCCGCCACTGGTAGGCGCTGCGCTGTCTCCGATCATCGGATAGCCGGCAGTATGAACGACCAGCCCCTGCCTGTGCTGCCCGGCGGGCACTTCCCAGACTTCCTTCAGCCCGATGCCATAATGCTGAGGGTCGCTGTCCTTATCGAGCTCAAATCTGGCGATCAGTTCCTTACCCAGATGTCCGCGGCAGCCCTCCGCCAGCACCGTATACCGGGCATGAAATTCGAAACCGGGCTCGTAGGAATCCTTTTTCTCTCCTTCGGCATTGACCCCCATATCACCCGTCGCGACACCCTTGACGCTGCCATCGACGTTGTACAGCAACTCGGCGGCAGCAAACCCGGGAAACACTTCGACGCCCAGTTCCATGGCCTGCTCCGCCAGCCAGCGACAGAGATTGCCCAGAGAGATAATGTAATTGCCGTGATTGTGCATGGTGCGGGGAACCACCAGGCCAGGAAACTTGAACGAGGACCTGGCGTTGGGCAGGTAGTACACGTCATCGCCAGTGACCGGTGTATCCAGAGGCGCGCCCCGCTCTTTCCAGTCCGGGAACAGGGAATCCAGTGCTGAGGGTTCAAAAACCGCACCTGAAAGGATATGAGCGCCCACCTCGGAACCTTTTTCCACTACGCAAACCGATAGCTCCCTGCCTGCCTGGTTGGCCATCTGCATCAGTCGACAGGCAGTGCTTAATCCCGCCGGCCCGGCCCCTACAATGACTACATCGACTTCCATCGACTCGCGTTGCATAGTGAATCCTCGTGAGAACGATTAGATTAATGGTTATCCGGATCAGTCATACCTGCAGCGGAGCCTGAGGCTCCACTGATGAATTACCGCGAATGAATTACCACGCAGGTTTGTGGTAATTGATCAAAGGCTCCTTGAAAACCGCCGGCAGAGTGACTGTGCATTATCCTCGATTCCCCCTGCGGGCGCAAAATACACCGCCCGGCAGGCATTACAAAATGTCACAAAATTGCCCTGACTTTGCGTTTTTTCAGGCGTTGTTTGAGTGCATACTACGCGGCTTATTCTTGGAGTAGCTGTGTCTCTGCCTGGGCACCCTGCCATTACGACAGCTTGCAACTCCAGACATTCAAGGTTAATTCGGAGCATATAAGTTAATGAAACCTGCATTTCTACCCACCAGACTGACTCTGGCGATTGGCATGGCGAGCGCTATCCTGGCCTGCCAGGCCAGCCTGGTAATGGCCCAGGAGCTGTCAGACCAGCCCGTGACGACCGAAGACTCCACGGTCAGGTATCCAGCCTCCTATTTCAGCCAGTATCAGACCTACTCGGTCAACGACATGCTGGATCGAATTCCAGGCATTACGGTGGCCAGGGGTGGCGGCGGTCCCAGTGGCGGTCCTGGCTCAGGTGGTGGACGCGGACTGGGAGCCGGTGGCGATCAGATACTGATTAACGGTCGCAGGATTGCCGGCAAGGACAATGAAGGCGGCAACCAGCTGTCGCGCATTCCCTCCAACCAGGTCGATTACATTGAAATCATCCGCGGCACTTCCGGAGATCTGGACGTTCGCGGCGGGAATCAGGTGATCAATATCGTGCTCCTGCAGGCGGAATCAAGCGCCTCCTATGCCTACGAAATCAATATGGACCATCTTCAGGATGGCACCAACCGGCCTGGGATCAAGTTCTCAGTAACCGGTCAGCGCGGAGACCTGAACTATTTCCTCAGCGCCGAACGGGAACCCCGCTACGAGTTTCGTGACGGTTTTGAAACCAGCTATCGGCCCGACGGCAGCCTCAACGAGACGGTGGACCGGGACGAAACCCGGGATGCCTGGCCTGTCACCCTGAGCTCGAACGTTGGCTACGAATTCAGTGAGCAGGATGTCGCCAACCTGAATCTTCAGTGGACCGGCAATGACTTCGATTTCACTGCCGACCGGATTATCACCGATCTGGAATCCGATCCCCCTGCTTCGGTCATAGAGCGCGACGACACACCAACCGATGAAAGTTCCTGGGAAGTGGGCGGTGATTACATGCACACTTTCGGCAATGGGAGTCGCTGGAAGACACTGTTCATCGTCAATGAATCGGAGAACGAAGGTATTCGCAATCGCTTCAAGGTATTGGAAGACCGCGAATACACCGACCTGTATCTGCGCAATTATGCCCGCAACCGCGAACGCATAGTGCGTTCGTCCTACATTTTCGACCTGTTTGAAAATCAAAGTGTCGAAGCCGGTGTCGAACGGGCCCAGACCATACTGGATACTTCCCTGCAGCTTGGCCTGCTTACGTCGGCCGCGGGCCAGCCTCGCTTTGGCGGTTTGACTCCGTTCACCGATGCCAACGGCACTGTCGAGGAAATGCGCTACGAGTATTTCGCCATTCATAACTGGCAGATGAACGACCGCATGACCCTGGAAACCACGTTATTGTTCGAGGACAGTGAAATCTCGCAGGAAGGTGATTTCAACAAATCCCGGCAATTCAATTTCTTCCGGCCCAAGCTGGATTACCGCTTTGCCATCACTCCCTCGATCCAGCTGCGCGCCAGTATCGAGAAAGATGTGGCCCAGCTCAGCTTTGGTGATTTCACGGCCAACGTGGACCAGAGCGACGACGAACAGAACGCCTTCGAGGGTAATTCCGATCTGCGCCAGGAGCAGTCCTGGAAGTACGAGACAAACCTGGAAGTCCGCCTGCCCAACGATGCCGGCGTCATCAACACCAACCTCTACTACCATGACCTGGAAGACCTGATCGACAACATCGATGTATCCACGGAAGATCAGATCCTCTCCGCCCGGGGCAATATCGGGGACGGAGAACGCTACGGTGTCAACCTGGACAGCAGCCTGCGACTGGGGTTTTTGAGCCAGCCGGATATGCTGCTGACCGCCGGCCTGTCCATAGAGGAATCCACTGTCACCGACCCGTTTCTCAACCGGGAACGGGAGCGCTCCATCAGAGGTGGCGCCAGCCGCTACAGCTTCGGTTTCCGCCATGACCTGCCGGAGCGCAGCATGAACTGGGGCTTCAACTACCGTCGTGAGTTCTACAACGAGTTCATGGTTTACGACATCGACAAGACCGAACGGTACCCGAAGTTCGGCTCCTATTTCGGCTGGTTTGAAATGCAGCGCTGGGGCGGGCTTATCTATCGCCTGGAAGCTCGCGACAACCGGGACCGCTGCCGTATCCGTACCCGTTACATCAACGGCACCATCGCAACCGGCGTCATCGATGAGATCGAAGACTCCTGCTCCGACGCAGGGCCAGTGTACGCGATAAAAATCCGCGGTACTTTCTGAGCGTCTGCCTGACAACCTGCTGATCAGCCCATCTCAGCAGCAGGCATAGCCTCCTGGCCCGGTCACCCGGGCCAGGAAACCTGGCACATTGCCGCTTTGCTAAACTTTCCAGCCCCGAAAACGATATAGATTTTTATGGCCCGGTTCACAGAATGAACCTGTACGACGCCGTTTTGACATCGTTCACCCTATTCTGACAAAAAGTCACAAAATCAAGAGCCGGTCTTTACTATACTGGCTGACTTGCATTAAGGAATTTTTGATTAATTACCGCAGAGACCTGTGGTAATTAATCAGAGGCTCCTCAAACGGGCGGGAAATCCGAGTCAGCGCCAGACTGACCCCGGCTTGATGAAAAGAATTACAGGAGTCCTTCGTAA is part of the Gammaproteobacteria bacterium genome and harbors:
- a CDS encoding YSC84-related protein, whose translation is MPRPINYMSLLLAALLLVQCTTTGSRGDTPEQRQQAIRDMRADVLEQLFRVKPDVRPQIGEAVGYAVFSNANINIVLASFGSGIGIVRDNRSGQETFMRMGEIGVGFGAGVKDFRAVFIFHDQDSLDDFIQYGWMFGGQADAAAKANDLGAAVAGEAVLDNITVYQLTQSGLALQATVKGTRYWKDPDLN
- a CDS encoding electron transfer flavoprotein-ubiquinone oxidoreductase encodes the protein MQRESMEVDVVIVGAGPAGLSTACRLMQMANQAGRELSVCVVEKGSEVGAHILSGAVFEPSALDSLFPDWKERGAPLDTPVTGDDVYYLPNARSSFKFPGLVVPRTMHNHGNYIISLGNLCRWLAEQAMELGVEVFPGFAAAELLYNVDGSVKGVATGDMGVNAEGEKKDSYEPGFEFHARYTVLAEGCRGHLGKELIARFELDKDSDPQHYGIGLKEVWEVPAGQHRQGLVVHTAGYPMIGDSAAPTSGGFVYHTEGNKVSVGLIVDLAYQNPHISPYDEFQKFKLHPVVRQYLEGGTRISYGARALIKGGLNSLPRMTFPGGMLVGCDAGTMNAAKIKGSHTAMKSGMLAAETLFEQLSTETPSVEPQEYTERFKNSELHAELHKSRNFSAGFHKFGFWIGSALVFIEQNIFRGRFPLTFHDRSRDHEQLKKAAVCNRIEYPRPDGKITFDKLSSVFLSNTNHAEDQPCHLKLADPAIPLAVNLPDYDEPAQRYCPAGVYEVVEENGGKRFQINAQNCVHCKTCDIKDPAQNINWVVPEGGGGPNYPGM
- a CDS encoding TonB-dependent receptor, which codes for MKPAFLPTRLTLAIGMASAILACQASLVMAQELSDQPVTTEDSTVRYPASYFSQYQTYSVNDMLDRIPGITVARGGGGPSGGPGSGGGRGLGAGGDQILINGRRIAGKDNEGGNQLSRIPSNQVDYIEIIRGTSGDLDVRGGNQVINIVLLQAESSASYAYEINMDHLQDGTNRPGIKFSVTGQRGDLNYFLSAEREPRYEFRDGFETSYRPDGSLNETVDRDETRDAWPVTLSSNVGYEFSEQDVANLNLQWTGNDFDFTADRIITDLESDPPASVIERDDTPTDESSWEVGGDYMHTFGNGSRWKTLFIVNESENEGIRNRFKVLEDREYTDLYLRNYARNRERIVRSSYIFDLFENQSVEAGVERAQTILDTSLQLGLLTSAAGQPRFGGLTPFTDANGTVEEMRYEYFAIHNWQMNDRMTLETTLLFEDSEISQEGDFNKSRQFNFFRPKLDYRFAITPSIQLRASIEKDVAQLSFGDFTANVDQSDDEQNAFEGNSDLRQEQSWKYETNLEVRLPNDAGVINTNLYYHDLEDLIDNIDVSTEDQILSARGNIGDGERYGVNLDSSLRLGFLSQPDMLLTAGLSIEESTVTDPFLNRERERSIRGGASRYSFGFRHDLPERSMNWGFNYRREFYNEFMVYDIDKTERYPKFGSYFGWFEMQRWGGLIYRLEARDNRDRCRIRTRYINGTIATGVIDEIEDSCSDAGPVYAIKIRGTF